In one Candidatus Caldatribacterium sp. genomic region, the following are encoded:
- a CDS encoding zinc-dependent alcohol dehydrogenase family protein, producing the protein MRACVFEERNRFSIKEVPTLHPGPGEVLIRVKAAGICGTDVHIFRGEYFQDFPIIAGHEFAGEVAALGEGVSGFSVGERVTADPNIFCDSCYFCKINKNNHCLNFEAVGVTRSGAFAEYVTVPAKCVFPLPPGLSFAEGAMAEPLACAVYGVRRSGIRPGEKVLIFGAGPIGLLLLSLFRVSGASRVVVLDVSEKKLEHALRRGAHEVLLADGKEGKRLRKIAPFGFEVVVDATGIPEVMEKALEFVEPDGTFLLFGVAPQKALMRLEPYEVFRRDLRIVGSFAVKKTMQYALNLLQSGAVTVQDLISSQYPLERFGDALEEVLHGKDRLKVQIVFP; encoded by the coding sequence ATGCGAGCGTGCGTCTTTGAAGAGAGGAATCGCTTCAGTATCAAGGAGGTTCCCACTCTCCATCCCGGTCCGGGGGAGGTTCTCATTCGGGTCAAGGCGGCAGGAATCTGCGGTACCGACGTCCATATTTTCCGGGGAGAGTACTTCCAGGATTTTCCCATCATCGCAGGGCATGAGTTTGCGGGAGAAGTTGCTGCCCTGGGGGAGGGGGTTTCTGGTTTTTCCGTCGGAGAGCGGGTCACGGCCGACCCCAACATTTTCTGCGACTCCTGCTACTTCTGTAAAATCAACAAGAACAACCACTGCCTGAACTTTGAAGCCGTGGGAGTCACCCGAAGCGGTGCTTTTGCCGAGTACGTCACCGTTCCTGCCAAGTGCGTCTTTCCTCTCCCTCCCGGGTTGAGTTTTGCCGAAGGCGCCATGGCCGAACCTCTCGCCTGTGCAGTGTACGGGGTGAGAAGGAGTGGCATTCGCCCGGGAGAGAAGGTCCTCATCTTTGGGGCGGGTCCCATTGGACTTCTGCTTTTGTCTCTTTTTAGGGTTTCCGGTGCCTCTCGGGTTGTGGTTCTCGATGTGAGCGAGAAAAAACTCGAGCACGCCTTGAGGCGAGGAGCTCATGAGGTGCTCCTTGCTGACGGAAAGGAAGGGAAGAGGCTTCGGAAAATTGCCCCCTTTGGCTTTGAGGTTGTGGTCGATGCAACGGGGATTCCGGAAGTCATGGAGAAGGCTCTCGAGTTTGTCGAACCTGATGGGACTTTCCTCCTTTTTGGAGTGGCTCCACAGAAAGCCCTCATGCGTCTTGAGCCCTACGAGGTGTTCCGGAGGGACCTCCGCATCGTGGGGTCCTTTGCGGTGAAAAAGACCATGCAGTACGCTCTGAACCTTCTCCAAAGCGGTGCCGTCACGGTCCAGGACCTCATCTCGTCCCAGTACCCTCTTGAGCGCTTTGGCGATGCCTTAGAGGAAGTGCTCCATGGCAAGGATCGTCTGAAGGTTCAGATTGTCTTTCCGTGA
- a CDS encoding TGS domain-containing protein, whose translation MPANLPPQYFEVEAKYRAAKTPAEKLEALEEMLAVIPKHKGTEKLQAEIKQKIAKLRKAEAQEKRKGSTHDPFLIEKSGAAQIIICGPPNSGKSTLLSLLTNARPEIAEYPFTTFYPTPGMMEYEDIQIQLIDFPPLSGGELEGPMASAFRRSDGAVILVDARSDTLLEDIENTLTLLSQGKILAGTKPLPLPSSSWHFLPSLLLLSKVESKEEEEKVSTISELYGDRFEVLGVSLKDFAPHRDRVKEAIFQISGVIRIYSKPPGKPPDLSRPFVLKRGSTVADLAEAIHKDLLLRLRGARVWGSTKFGGQLVPPDYVLQDKDVVEIRTS comes from the coding sequence ATGCCGGCGAATCTTCCTCCCCAGTACTTTGAAGTTGAAGCAAAATATCGGGCGGCAAAAACGCCCGCAGAGAAACTTGAAGCCTTGGAAGAGATGCTTGCCGTCATCCCCAAGCACAAGGGGACGGAAAAACTCCAGGCCGAAATCAAGCAGAAAATCGCCAAACTCCGAAAGGCAGAGGCCCAGGAAAAGCGGAAAGGCTCAACCCACGACCCTTTCCTCATCGAGAAAAGCGGTGCTGCCCAAATCATTATCTGCGGCCCTCCAAATAGCGGTAAATCCACCCTCCTTTCCCTTCTCACCAACGCTCGTCCGGAAATCGCCGAGTACCCCTTCACGACCTTCTACCCCACTCCAGGAATGATGGAGTACGAGGATATCCAGATTCAGCTCATCGACTTTCCTCCTCTGAGTGGAGGAGAGCTCGAAGGACCCATGGCGAGCGCTTTCCGAAGAAGCGATGGCGCAGTTATTCTCGTTGATGCCAGAAGCGACACCCTCCTTGAGGACATTGAGAACACCCTCACCCTTCTCTCCCAGGGAAAAATTCTTGCCGGAACGAAACCCCTTCCTCTCCCTTCCTCCTCCTGGCACTTCCTCCCTTCCCTCCTCCTCCTCTCAAAGGTCGAAAGCAAAGAGGAAGAGGAAAAGGTCTCCACAATCTCTGAGCTCTACGGGGACCGCTTCGAAGTCCTCGGGGTGTCCCTCAAGGATTTCGCGCCCCACCGGGACAGGGTGAAGGAGGCAATCTTCCAAATCAGTGGAGTCATCCGCATCTACAGCAAACCTCCCGGGAAACCCCCTGATCTCTCCCGCCCCTTCGTCCTCAAAAGAGGCAGCACCGTCGCCGACCTTGCCGAAGCCATTCACAAGGATTTGCTCCTCCGCCTTCGGGGTGCCCGGGTATGGGGGTCGACGAAATTCGGCGGGCAGCTCGTCCCTCCTGACTACGTTCTTCAGGACAAAGACGTGGTGGAGATTCGCACCTCCTGA
- a CDS encoding radical SAM protein, protein MGSLDFQWHVTNRCNLRCRHCYQETFQDEDSGTFFAVARRLLEGLERLGRLSILNITGGEPLLLGEDLFALFGMLSEHPRILELGLITNALCIDEKVLARLAAFPKLTTVKVSLEGMEGMNDAIRGKGVFRRVTRALELLSRSPLRVVLMVTLHKKNLSEVPELFRFAQEIGVDGIIFERFVPEGIGRGMAEAVLGSREWQEFLKVLCELCKMEVPLSSLLPYKAFWVEFGDGVGLLGAPCSLGESFCLMPDGTLFPCRRLPIPLGNVLREELENLIAHPLVLRLRDRRYLEGKCRVCTVEGCLGCRALAYTVSGNPFGEDIQCFLQEVRISTTSLS, encoded by the coding sequence ATGGGTTCCCTGGATTTCCAGTGGCACGTAACGAATCGCTGCAACCTGAGGTGTCGCCACTGCTACCAGGAGACTTTTCAGGACGAGGATTCGGGAACGTTCTTTGCGGTGGCGAGGAGGCTCCTTGAGGGGCTTGAGCGCCTTGGGCGCCTGAGTATCCTCAACATCACCGGTGGGGAGCCTCTCCTTTTGGGGGAGGACCTCTTTGCGCTCTTTGGGATGCTCAGTGAGCACCCCCGAATCCTTGAGCTTGGACTCATCACAAACGCCCTCTGCATCGATGAAAAGGTGTTGGCGCGGCTTGCAGCCTTTCCCAAGCTCACCACGGTGAAGGTTTCCCTTGAGGGGATGGAGGGGATGAATGATGCCATCCGGGGGAAGGGGGTCTTTCGGAGAGTCACAAGAGCTCTCGAGCTCCTTTCCCGGAGTCCTCTCCGGGTGGTCCTCATGGTCACGCTCCACAAAAAAAATCTTTCCGAGGTCCCGGAACTTTTTCGGTTCGCTCAGGAAATCGGGGTGGATGGAATCATTTTCGAGCGCTTTGTTCCTGAAGGGATAGGGAGAGGAATGGCAGAAGCAGTTCTTGGAAGCAGAGAATGGCAGGAGTTCCTGAAGGTTCTCTGTGAGCTCTGCAAGATGGAAGTGCCCCTTTCTTCTCTTCTCCCCTACAAGGCCTTCTGGGTCGAGTTTGGGGACGGGGTGGGCCTCCTTGGGGCTCCCTGTAGCCTTGGGGAGTCCTTTTGCCTCATGCCCGATGGAACCCTTTTCCCGTGCCGCCGCTTGCCGATTCCTCTTGGAAATGTCCTCCGGGAGGAGCTTGAGAACCTCATCGCGCATCCTCTCGTTCTGCGTCTTCGGGACCGCCGCTACCTTGAGGGGAAGTGCAGGGTCTGTACGGTAGAGGGCTGCCTTGGATGTCGGGCCCTGGCGTATACGGTTTCGGGAAACCCCTTCGGGGAAGACATCCAGTGCTTCCTTCAGGAGGTGCGAATCTCCACCACGTCTTTGTCCTGA